The Penaeus monodon isolate SGIC_2016 chromosome 13, NSTDA_Pmon_1, whole genome shotgun sequence genome contains a region encoding:
- the LOC119580180 gene encoding putative uncharacterized protein DDB_G0271606: MRVCVSSPGLCRTPAHPVGGLIRRFLEECLQLSEPAPLLSCYTGLESTPHFQLLRSVAKEWSYCRNATQNYTSMGGSSKRQRATSRLIETFESIDALRSQLAHYFHQIIVLELANPGTVAKVAKAELQVQQQQQQLNQQQQQEGEGGNNGNVDALSMDIAEMTGITSEQREYFTKATDVMKQLRKLYFDQSRRLAVRISQLKKGRQQSQERMQRQQAIQQNYLQQTLQQLQQQQHHQQQQQQQQHPSQQQQQQQQQQQQQQQQQLHQQQQMGTHQMSPNLQDGAAQLLHGQLSLHHLHQPWSD; this comes from the coding sequence ATGAGGGTGTGTGTCTCTTCCCCAGGGCTCTGTCGGACCCCAGCGCACCCGGTAGGGGGACTCATCAGACGCTTTTTGGAAGAATGCTTGCAGCTGTCTGAGCCGGCACCGCTTCTGTCTTGCTATACTGGACTGGAGTCAACCCCCCACTTCCAGCTGCTGCGGTCTGTTGCAAAAGAGTGGAGTTACTGCCGAAATGCAACACAGAATTACACATCTATGGGTGGTAGTAGCAAGAGACAGAGGGCAACTTCACGActgattgaaacctttgaaagtatTGATGCTCTTCGTTCTCAGCTTGCTCATTATTTCCATCAGATAATTGTTCTTGAACTGGCCAATCCTGGTACTGTAGCTAAAGTAGCAAAAGCAGAACTGCAAgttcaacaacagcagcagcaattgaatcaacaacagcagcaagaaggggaaggagggaacaaCGGCAATGTAGATGCTTTGTCAATGGACATAGCAGAGATGACAGGTATCACATCTGAACAGAGAGAGTATTTTACCAAAGCCACTGATGTTATGAAGCAGCTAAGGAAGTTATATTTTGATCAGTCACGGCGTTTAGCAGTGCGGATAAGTCAGCTTAAAAAGGGGCGACAGCAGTCTCAGGAACGTATGCAAAGACAACAAGCCATTCAGCAGAACTACCTCCAGCAAACTTTACAGCAGCttcagcagcagcaacatcatcaacagcaacagcaacaacagcaacatccatctcaacaacaacaacagcaacaacaacagcagcagcaacagcagcagcagcagcttcaTCAACAGCAGCAAATGGGAACTCATCAAATGAGTCCAAATTTGCAAGATGGAGCAGCACAACTTCTGCATGGACAGCTGTCTCTACATCACCTCCACCAACCTTGGTCAGACTAG